Below is a genomic region from Xylophilus sp. GW821-FHT01B05.
AGGCGGCCGGGCGCGAACAGGCGCCGGTTGCCGGGATGCCTTGCGATGTGAGGTGCCGACAACTGGATTGCCGGATCGGCGAGGGATGCGGTGGGCATCAGGGATCTCCTTGGTTGGCAGCTATCGTAATTACCAATTTCTCCATTGATAATCAGGATGAAATTCAATTCATTTCATCCTGGGGTTCTTTAATGTCAGAGGTCTCGCGCCGATTCGATGGCTTGTCCGAGTTCGTGGAGACAGCGCGCACCGGGAGCTTTACCGCAGCCGGGCTGGTGCTGAACCTGACCGCGTCGGCGGTGGGCAAGAGCGTTTCGCGCCTGGAGGCGCGCGTCGGCACGAAGCTGCTGCACCGCACGACACGGCGGCTAACGCTCACCAATGACGGTGAGGCCTATCTGCAGACCTGCCTGGCAGTCCTGGGTGAACTGGACGGGGCAGAGAAAAGCCTGGCGACCGGTCGAGCGTCGCCGGTGGGCAAGGTGCGCATTGACCTTCCCGCCGCGTTTGGCCGGCGCCATGTGATGCCGATCCTGACGGACCTGGCCCTGGTGCACAGCGGCCTGAACTTCTCGGTCATGTTCAGCGAACGGACCATCAACGTGGTCGACGAAGGCGTCGACCTGGCCGTTCGCATCGGCACCCTGGACGATGACAGCGATTTGGTCGCGCGCCAGATAGGGGTGCAAAGGCTGGTGATCTGCGCCTCGCCCTCTTACATCGAGCGCCATGGCCGTCCGCAGGATGCCGCGGAGTTGGCAACCAGAGCCTGCATCATTGGATGGCGCCGGACGGCTCGGCCCACTTGGCTGCTGAAGAACGCCGATGGGCGCTCCCAGAAGCAGGAAGTGAACGTCCGGCACGAATTCAGCGATGGTGACGCAATGGTCGACGCCGTTCTGGCGGGATGCGGGCTGTGCCAGCTACCGACCTGGTTGATTGCCGGGCATCTGCAGACGGGGCGCCTGGTCTCGGTGCTGGACCCGTTCGCCGGCGCGGAGATGCCGATACACGCAGTCTGGCCCAGGTCCCGCTACGTGCACCCGAAGCTGCGGGTGGTGGTGGATGCCCTCGCACAAGCCGCGGCCGCACCCAACTCGGGTTTCGCTTGAGCCGATGGGCGGGGCCCGCGCAAGGCCGCGTGCACGAAGCAGCGATAATCCGCCCCGTGAAGCCTGCTGGACCGCCGCTGGTGCAAGTGCCGAAAGGCCGCACTGGAGGAACGTCCGGACTGCACAGGACAGCGCAGGAGTTAACGACTCTCCACCGTGAGGTGAGGATCAGAGCAACAGAGACGAGTTTGGGTGTGTTCAGCCACAGGGTGTTCTGTGGGTCGCCAGCGCAAGCTGGTGCCGGACGGCGCAAGCCGGCCGGTTCGCGGTGCAAGCCGCGAAAGCCCACAGCCACCTTGAGTGCGGAGCACTCAAGGTGAAACGGGCAATCTCTGCGCGCAGCAACACCAAGTAGGCCAGTATTGAGGTGGTTCCGCTGAGCTGGCGGGTAGGTGGCATCGAGCCGTTTGGTGACAAACGGCCCAGAGTAATGGCGGTCACGCCGGCGCCTCGCAAGAGGCGCCGGTGCACAGAATCCGGCTTACAGGCGGGCTTCACACTTTTCTTCCCGGGCAATCCTTCCAAGGGTTTGCCATGCGGCACTTTTGAGAGAAAAATGCCTCTAGCCCAGGCTGCGCCTGGGCTTTTAGCTATCTATTTGATAGCTCCTGTGGTGTGCCAAACCCAGGCCTCTCAGCCCTCCCTCGACATCGGGTTTCCCCTTGGTCTAAAATACATAGCAAGCTAACTATTTTTATCTACCCATGTCCACACCCAGCACCCCCTTCACCGAGCGCGAAGCCGCGTTGATGGCCCTGGGCGTGGCGCTGCCCCGGCTGCAGCGCGGCTACCGGGCGGCGGCGGACAGGGCGGGAGCGCATGTCGGGCTGTCGCAGGCCATGGCCTGGCCGCTGGTGATGATTGGCCGCGCGGGCGACGGCGTGCGCCAGGGCGTGCTGGCCGACATGCTGGCCATAGAGAGCCCATCGCTGGTGCGGCCGCTGGAGCAACTGATGGAGTCCGGCTTTGTCGAGCGGCGCGAAGACCCGTTGGACCGCCGCGCCAAGACCCTGCACCTGACGCCCGCCGGCACCGAGGCCCGCGCCCAGATCGAAGAGGCGCTGTACGCCATGCGCACCGAGCTGTTCCAGGGCGTGTCGGACGAAGACGTGGCCAGCTGCCTGCGCGTTTTTGCGGTGCTGGAGGCGCGATTGGGGCGCGGCGCCACATTGCAGGCATCGCAGGAGACGGCGGGATGAACAGCTTCACGCTGCCGCGCTTCACCCGCGCGGAGTGGCTTTTTTCTGCCAAGAGTTTTGGCGCCGCCATGCTGGCCATGTACCTGGCCAGCCGCGCCGGCCTGCCGCGGCCGTTCTGGGCATTGATGACCACCTACATCGTGGCGCACCCGCTGGCCGGCGCGGTGCGTTCCAAGGCGCTGTACCGCTTTTTCGGCACGCTGATTGGTTGCGTCGCCACGGTGCTGATGGTGCCGGCTCTGTCCAACGCGCCAGA
It encodes:
- a CDS encoding MarR family transcriptional regulator, with product MSTPSTPFTEREAALMALGVALPRLQRGYRAAADRAGAHVGLSQAMAWPLVMIGRAGDGVRQGVLADMLAIESPSLVRPLEQLMESGFVERREDPLDRRAKTLHLTPAGTEARAQIEEALYAMRTELFQGVSDEDVASCLRVFAVLEARLGRGATLQASQETAG
- a CDS encoding LysR family transcriptional regulator, with amino-acid sequence MAAIVITNFSIDNQDEIQFISSWGSLMSEVSRRFDGLSEFVETARTGSFTAAGLVLNLTASAVGKSVSRLEARVGTKLLHRTTRRLTLTNDGEAYLQTCLAVLGELDGAEKSLATGRASPVGKVRIDLPAAFGRRHVMPILTDLALVHSGLNFSVMFSERTINVVDEGVDLAVRIGTLDDDSDLVARQIGVQRLVICASPSYIERHGRPQDAAELATRACIIGWRRTARPTWLLKNADGRSQKQEVNVRHEFSDGDAMVDAVLAGCGLCQLPTWLIAGHLQTGRLVSVLDPFAGAEMPIHAVWPRSRYVHPKLRVVVDALAQAAAAPNSGFA